ACCCTACAGGCTCCCCTGATGCTGAGGCCTCCCCTAAGCTGGTGTGGACACAGGAGGGATTGATCATGGGTAAAGTTGGGAAACTGGAGGAGTCTGGGGTGAGGGCAAGAGGGCTGGGCCTGCAGATTCCAGTTCCAACCAGGATCCCAGGTCAGAGGGACGGGGTGGGTCTCGGGGTATAGAGGGTCCCAGACACCAGGCCCCACCCAGGAGGGTGGCAGGAAGAGGACTGTTTTTCTGCTTCAGCTGCCCAAGGGACACGTGTGTGCCCAGCTCAGGAGGAAAGGTCTGGAAACAGCACCTGCATGGGGCCTGGGGTCCTCCAAGGAGCACACGGTGAAGGAGCCCTTGACAGGCAGCTCTGAGCCCGGCTTGGTGCCCAGGACTGAGCCTCTGCAGTCTTCCCTGACACATCGGAACCCAGTGTCAGCCTCCTGCAGACTGGGAGGAAGGGCCCTGCCCCATCCCGGATTGGCCACTCCTGTGGGTATCCTTCTCAGTTCCAGCCTCCTCCACAGGACCACGCATGGCTGTCCTGCCCAAGGCTCAGATGACAAGGACTTCTTAAAGGTGTCTGAAGGCTGGGGACAGGGTGCAGGCAGGCGTTGTCTGAGCAGAACGACAAGAGCTGGGCTGGCAAGAAATTCACCACTTCCATTCAAGAGATGGGGATGGCCACACTGGGTGGTGCCCAGGGACGGGTTAACCCCTCTAGGCCACCCCCGAAGGAAGAAAAGCAGACCTGGGAGGAAGGGCAGGCGCCTGCTGGTCCCCCTCAGTGCAGACTCGGTCGGGATCCCTGAGTGGGGCTGCCCGATAGGAGAattccccctccccctgccaccccTCCACGATCGGGCAGGGCCAGTCggcagcctccagcctgggcagcactcCCTGCCTCTGTCCACCCTCCGCATGCCAGGAGCCTATCATTCCTACCAGTCCTCTGCTTTCTGCACCCCAGGAGCCTGCCTCCACACTGGAGGAGAGGCTGAGATGTCCTGTGGGCCGGCCCCACCTCCATGTAAGTGTGGGTCACTATCCCCTttctagagaggctgaggccaagGGCCAGGCTGAGACAAGGCAGAAGCTTCTCCTACTTCAGACTTGCAGGGGACATAAGTCCCAGCATCACCCTGGAATGTGGGTCACCAGGCCATGAGACTGAATTAGGGGTGCCCCAGAACTGGGCAGGAAGTCCCAGGCAAGGCTTTGGGGGAGGGCGGCTGGGCCAGGGAAGTATTGCCGGTTGGTGGAAAAGATAGAAGAGTCCAGGAGGGCTAGACACAGGCGGCTGAGCCAGGGCAACCAGTAGACAAGAAGGTCCTCTCCAGGGTCCCGGTTGTGCTAAGCGCCCTAGCCTCCCTGCAGACGGCTGTCTCCAGCTCCGCCTGCCCTGGGGACCCGTGAAGAGGCCAAGGCAACCATACAGTGATTTATTGACCAGACTTTGCAGCAAGAACACAGCGAAGGTGGGTCCGTACAATCCAGCCTGGCAGAGGGTCTGGCCCCCTTAGAGCAGAGTCTGGGGACCCCAGCATATTTCCCCCACAGCCCCCGGAAGTCCAGCCTCATCCCTGCTCCAGGCCCCTCCTGAAGTGAGGGGCAGCAGGGAGTCTGGGTCCTGGAGGGGCTGGAAGGCAGGTGGTGCCCAGAGCTGGGCTGGCACCGGGTGCATGCCTGCCCCGGTAGCCGGCAGGAGGTGATTCGTGCGGGGGCGGTGGGGGCGTGCAGGCGGGCAGCCAGGCTCACCACACGGAACACTTGTGGGCAGGGTTCATGGGCGTGTCCTTGGGACAGTGGAAAGCCCGGCCAAACTCCTCAAACTGGGACACGCTGCCCAGAAccctggggtggggagagacCCACACAGTGAGGGGCCCTGCAACCACCCCAACCCCAGCAAACGAGTGAGTTTTATTCCTTCCCGTGCTCCCGATCCCACCCCAAACACAAGCAGCTGACGAGGCCAGGCGGGCAGCTGGGCATACCTGTAGTGCTCAGGGGCATGCTTGTCGGTCAGCACCTGAAGGTAGATGGACTGAGACCGCCGCTTGATGCACCAGTTCTGGGTCCAGGAGCCGGGtggagggggggagggggagatgaAGCCAGGCATCCaccccctagccccccacccagGACGCAAGGCCATAGGCCCCCTCAGCACCACAGGGCCATCACCTCTGAGGGGACAGGTAATGAGAGACAGGCTGGCCATGCGAGGCCTGGgcaaggcagagctgggactgacCCCGgatgctgtgtccccaccccaaggCTCCCAGTCCAATCCCCCATCCCGTCCACCTGGGCAAAGGCAATGAAGAAGAGCTGGTCGTGTGTGTACTTGAGCCGGGGCAGTGGGTGCTCTGGGCCGTGCTCCCGCACCCACTTCTGATAGGCCTGGGGACAGAGAGAGCATGGACCTGCTATGTCCACCCACCCTGGGCACTGCTTCCTCTCTGTCCTCCATCCAGGTAGCCCTCCCTGCTCTCCCTGTGAAGGCAGGCCTGTGAATCCTTCCTCTTCCAGTGGACCATGTCCCCAGCAcatgccctgccccaccccaggccagAGCTCAGCAGGGTGGGCAGGGAGAGGCAGCTCTGTCCCTCATCTGGAGTCCTCATCAGCCCCCGCCCCTCCCGCAGCTGGGGTGGAGCGCAGGCAGGCGGCTCACGTGGTAGGCCAGCTTGAGGCCACCCATATCTGCGATGTTCTCCCCAAGCGTGTGTTTCCCGTTCACCTGCCGGGAAGGGAAGAGGACAGGGGGCTGCTTGGGGCCCAGCTGGCCTCCCTCGGGCATTGATACCTTGGGCCCCAGCCCCTAATTCCCAccacccctctccttcccttgccCAGAGAGTTTGAGGGGGGGCTCCAACTCTACTCCTTCCCCCTAAACCCCTTGTCCTCCGTAAGTCTACAGACACTCATTATGTGTCCACATGAGTGTGCGGGAACCAAGTGTGTGTGCAGGGACCTGGGCACAGGTTTTGTTTAGACATGTGCATGTGCACAAGGGTATGCGTGATGCTCCCAGCCCGTGCCCCACCAGGCCTGAGGGGCACAAGGGGCAGGTGGGGGGTCTCACCCGCTGGTTGTAGACAGTGAAATTGTCATAGAGACGGACGATGCACTCGGCCTTTCGCAGGAAGTGGGTGTAGGAGGCCTCAGTCCACCAGTGCAGCAGGTTCCCTGAGCGGTCATACTGGCCCCCTGTGGGCAGTGCAGCAGGATGAGACCCACTCTCACCCTGAGcaccctccccttcccacccacCAGCCCCAGTTAGCCCATCCCCTACCCTGCCTCTCCACTGCCTGTCCTGCCCCCTCCCAGCCATCCCCTCGGGCCCCAGCAGGCCTCACCCCAGTCGTCGTAGCCGTGGGTCAGCTCATGTCCAATGATGGTACCGATGCCCCCGTAGTTGAGAGACCTGGGCCCACAGCAGCAGCATCAGGCCCTAGCCCTCAGCACCCTCTGAGAGCCCCATGCTGCTGCCCAGGCCCCGGATGTCCCCTGGCCAGGCCAGGAGGTAGCCCAGGGAGGCCACAGAGGCATCCGTGTGGTCCAGGGGcacttgtgcctcagcttcctcatggGCTGTGTGAATGCCAGTGGAACCTATCCAGCCGCTTTTAGGAAATCCCATCTAACAGAGCTGGCTGGGCGGTGAAACAGGGCTGGAGGAGACAGGAGGGAAACGGAGGCACCCACGAGGGGGTTTGGCCTCCGACCTCATCATTAGTGTTGCGCCACCTTTGAAACATCGAAATGAGCCTCAAACAAGTAAGGAAGACCCCAGGAAGTTACaaataacaaacctacacatttttctaaataacCAAGGATGCAGTGGGGAGCCAGGGTCCACAGCTGTCCTGACTCCTGAACCCAGCTGGGTCTGGGGCGATTGGAGCCACAGTACACCGACACACACCTGGTAGACAAGGTCTGCATGCCAGCCCTGCCCTCAGCCACAAACAGGGCAAGCTATGTACTCACTGTGGGAAGTCAGGGTCATACAGGGTGGGCTGCAGGATGCCCGCGGGGAACACTACAAGAAGGGGGTGCTTAGTGGGAGACACACCCACTTTTAGACCCTGCCCCGCCCAGTGTAGGGACACATCCCCTTACCCATTTGGTTCTTGTTGGGTAGATAGTAGGCATTGAGCGCCTGTGGCGGGAGTAGCCACCTGtggagggaggctggggtgaaTGGGGGGCACACACTCCCTCCCCCACTACCCTCACATCACAGCTTCCTCATCAGCCATCTCCTGACGGTCTGGGGGTCACCCTGCCGGCCTCCACCCCATGCCCTGTGCTGGCCTGTGTGCCCCCCCATATCTGCATGGCTGTGAGATGATTTGCCCCACCAGCTCCTGCCCTTTCCCCACAACCTTCTCTGACCCCCAGCTCTGGACCAGGTACCCACGTGGACTTGTCCACCTCCTGCCGAATCTTCTTAACTGAGAGCTGGATGCTGAACCGGATGCTGTTCAAGATGTTCTTGAAGTAGGTCTTCTCATGGACCTCAAACTGCAGGAGGCATGGGCGGCACTCAGCCACAGACAAGGGCAGGGCTACCTGCAGACTGGGCGACATCCTGGCCATGCAGGCCACCTGCCCTCCTGAGTGCCGTTAGTACAGGGGCTGTGgatgggcagggcaggcagggtcAGGGCCCACCTCATATTCCTTGTCCACAGCATCAGGTTTCAGCAGGAAGTCTGGGTAGCCGACCATCACCATCATGTACTGGAGCTGCAGGCCGAGGGCAGGTGAGGGTGGCACGGGGCTTCAGGAGACAGCCTCCACCCCATCCTACTCACCAAGGAAGGGAACACTAGGCCAGCCTGGGAGTGGGCTTCACAGTTGGGGAGGCAGGCCTAGTCAACTCTATGAAGCCCTTTTTGCCCCTTTTGTTCTCTTtcactggcacacagtaggtgctcaatgtaTATAGGACCAACCAATGGCACAGGGTCCCCTCACCTTGGCCCGAGCGGCAGCCCTGGTCTCAGCATCCATCCAGTCCAGCTCCTCCAGCCGCTGGCCCAGGATGTACTTGATGTCTTCTACCAGCTGCTGCACCTGCAGGGTCAGAGGTCAGGGAGCAAGGGTCAACCCAGCAGCCTTTCACTCTGGTCCATCACTCCTGGCAGGAGGGGTACCCCTGTCTTTAAACACCACTTTCTaagcccaaacctcagttctGAACACCAAGAGGATACTTTGGAGGTGGGGATCCAGGCCCTGCACCCCCGAGGGCTCAcaagacagaagaggaaactgccCCCGCAATGACCACGGACATCCCTAAGGCCACGCCTCCCGAGCGTGCCTGAGAAGGAGGGCTGGGGCCTGGCCTAACATGTGGGGCTCCCCATGTTAGGACCATGGCCTCGGGAGGGCTTCACCCTCAGTTCAGCACCATCCTCCCCACCCAAACAAGGGCAGCCCACCTTGGCTTTGCTGGCAGCTGAGAAGTGCTCGTGTACAAAGAGGGCACCAAGCGCCATGCCAAAGTGGCGGTTGGCCTGGCCCAGGCAGACCCGGGCCAGCTCCTGTGGCTTGTCGCTGCCCTCCATCTCCCGTGCCAGCTCATGCAGCGCCTCACGGAATGGCGGGGACAGATGCTCACTCAGGACCACCACCACGCGCCACACCAGGTAGTTGTGCAGGACCCTGGGGGCCAGGTGAAGCCAGTGGGTGTCCAGACGGACATGCATGTGGGCCACCAAGGGCACCACCCCCACCTGTGCCCCCCAACCTGCGGCTGGACCCAGGACCCAGACAACCCCACAAAGAAGGGACAGGGGGTCATCCCAGATATGCAGAGCAGAAAATGTAAAGCCCACCCAGCAGATAGGTCCAGCATGCAGGGGAAGGATCTAGTGGCCGCTGGGCAGAAAATGCCAGATCTGCAGCCATACCGGCGGGGTGTGGAGCGGATGAGCTGGGACACCTGCTGCATGTAGTCTGTCGCCAGCAGcaccacctcctcttcctctgagAAGTCCTCCTGGAAGATCTGGTCTAGCAGCCACTTCCACCGCAACTGTGAGGCCAAGGACAAGGACAGTGAGGCTGGGGGTGGCAGGGGCCACAGAAGAcagggagaggggcagagagaggcagCAAGGGGACATAAGAGTCCATGGCCAAGGAAGGGTTTGCCCATCTCTGGGGAGAGAtgaccctgtagtcccagcagcagCATTGCCCCCAACCCTGCCTGCCCACGAGGACTGGGCCACACTCACATGGGGGGTGATCTTCTGCAGCTGCCCCAGCGTCACCTTGTTGTACATGGAGCTGACATCTCGCCGTAGGTCATCATACTCTGACACAGTGATCTGTTGGGAGAGATTACAGCTGACCCAGCCGTGCTCCATGATGCCTTCTCTCAAGTCCAGGGCAGCCGCCAGCCCCGGTCTGCTCACATTGGCCAGTCGCTGCTCCACCTGCAGGATCTCCTGGGCCTTCTGTTCCACAGCATCtgcacccaggaggctgagcactCGCTCCATGAACACCCTGTATGCTGCCAGAATCTGCACCAGGGGAGGGGGCTCATCCAGGGACAAAGACAGGCCTAGCCTGGATCCACCCCTCCTGGGGCCCCAGGccttccctgcctccccatcCCATGCCCCAGCACCTTCTCACTCTCCTCATCCTGAGCTAGGTACAGGGTCCTCTCTGGCAGGGTGAGCCCATCCTGGTCAATCTGGGGAGGGAGACAGGGTCCAGAGGTCAGAGGTCCACACCTCAGGTTCCCTAAACAAAGGGAATTCCCACTCCAATTCCCAGAGAGCAACCAGACATCCATGAGTACAGTCCCAGAAGCACGCAGACCCCAGCCCCTCTTTCCACCAGGACGAGATGGCCAAAGCCCCATCCCTGACTGTCCCAGCCTACGGGCGCCCAATCTTACCCCTGTACGTCTGCACTTTCCTTATCTGTCAGGGGCATTCCTAGTTCCCCCACTGACAGTTGGGACCCCTAGTTTCGGGGCCAGCTCAAGCCCTTGCGGAGATGTCAACCCAGCCCGCCGGCGCGCCCCTCCCTCCTGGCCCTCACAGCCTGCCAGAGGGCTGGGAAATTGCGGCTCCCGCGGCTCCTCTAAACACCGCAATTACTCCCAGGGAAATTACTTGCGCCCTCCTCCCGCGCTCTGCCGCGGtgcgctcccctcccctcccctctcctgctcgcctctcccctcctctcctctcacgCACCCGCCTCCCGCGCACAGGGACCCCTGGGCAAAGCCACTGCGCCCCGGATCCGCGGCCGCCGGCAGGGCGCTCGGGTGGTGGGGAGGGCACTCACGCGGATGACGTAGCGCGAGGAGTTCCTGTCGTCCAGGCTGACCGTGAGCGAGAAGAGCGCGGCGGCGCTGTACACGCCCTGCGCCTTGTACAGCAGCCGGTTGAGGTCCCATCGCGCAGCGACCCCCGGACGCTCCTCTGCGCCGCCCAAGTCCCAGCCCCCGCAGTCCTCGATTACCTCCAGCATGGGCCGCGGGCCCAGTCGCTCGATCTCGTGCATGTCTAGGCAGGAGCGGAAGAAGGCGCGCACCTTGCGCTGGGCCGCGCCGCCGGGCCCACCCCCGGGCCGCGCCAGCAGGCGCCGCAGGCGCTCCTCGTTCTGCTCGCCGATGGCCGCGATGGTGCCATAGGTGAGCTTGTCGTCGGGGATGGCATGGCGCCGCAGCCAGCCACCGCAGGCGAACGAGTAGAAGTCTTGGCATGGGTCGATGCTGGCGTCCAGGTTGGCGGCTAGGAAGCGAGCGGCACGCGCGAAGGCCTTGCGCTCAGGGCAGCCCTCGGGACAGGCGCCGCCGCCGGCAGCGACCGGGCCCAGGTACTTGAGAGCCAGCATAGCCGCCAGGATGGCACAGAGGCCGGCGGCGAACACCAGCCCCGACAGCAGGCACACCTCGCGCCGGTTCCAGCGCGGCAGTCCGGACCGGGCCCCGGTGGCGCTGCGCGCAGCACCCAACGGGAAGCCCGGGGGCAGGGAGGCCCCGCGCGCGCCCCCCGCACCGCAGCGGCTCACGTACTTGACCTCTTGGAACTCATCGTAGTGCGCTGTCAGCGAATACGGGGGCTCCATGGCGCCGAGGCCGCTGGGGTGCAGCCCTGGGCCACCTGGGCTACGGGATGCGCGTGGCCGCCGGCCTCCTCGTGGGCCTCCGCATGGCCCCGGGGCCGCAGCTGCGGGAAGGGCAGAAGCTGGCTCTGGAGGCGCCGCAGCCGGATGGGGCTCAGGGGCACCGCGAGGAGGCACACAGGCCTGGGTGCAGAGGCCCCAGCCTTGGGCCTCATTCACTGCGGAAACCAGGGATTAGGGGGGCTCGGCGGGGCCACCACCCCCGCGTGCACAGTGTAGTCTTctcccctgtcccctccctgcGCAGGCTTGAGAGCCGCAGGGTTGGGAGGGCTCTTATTGGAAGCAAGAGG
This region of Theropithecus gelada isolate Dixy chromosome 12, Tgel_1.0, whole genome shotgun sequence genomic DNA includes:
- the ECEL1 gene encoding endothelin-converting enzyme-like 1 isoform X2; its protein translation is MEPPYSLTAHYDEFQEVKYVSRCGAGGARGASLPPGFPLGAARSATGARSGLPRWNRREVCLLSGLVFAAGLCAILAAMLALKYLGPVAAGGGACPEGCPERKAFARAARFLAANLDASIDPCQDFYSFACGGWLRRHAIPDDKLTYGTIAAIGEQNEERLRRLLARPGGGPGGAAQRKVRAFFRSCLDMHEIERLGPRPMLEVIEDCGGWDLGGAEERPGVAARWDLNRLLYKAQGVYSAAALFSLTVSLDDRNSSRYVIRIDQDGLTLPERTLYLAQDEESEKILAAYRVFMERVLSLLGADAVEQKAQEILQVEQRLANITVSEYDDLRRDVSSMYNKVTLGQLQKITPHLRWKWLLDQIFQEDFSEEEEVVLLATDYMQQVSQLIRSTPRRVLHNYLVWRVVVVLSEHLSPPFREALHELAREMEGSDKPQELARVCLGQANRHFGMALGALFVHEHFSAASKAKVQQLVEDIKYILGQRLEELDWMDAETRAAARAKLQYMMVMVGYPDFLLKPDAVDKEYEFEVHEKTYFKNILNSIRFSIQLSVKKIRQEVDKWLLPPQALNAYYLPNKNQMVFPAGILQPTLYDPDFPQSLNYGGIGTIIGHELTHGYDDWGGQYDRSGNLLHWWTEASYTHFLRKAECIVRLYDNFTVYNQRVNGKHTLGENIADMGGLKLAYHAYQKWVREHGPEHPLPRLKYTHDQLFFIAFAQNWCIKRRSQSIYLQVLTDKHAPEHYRVLGSVSQFEEFGRAFHCPKDTPMNPAHKCSVW
- the ECEL1 gene encoding endothelin-converting enzyme-like 1 isoform X1, whose amino-acid sequence is MEPPYSLTAHYDEFQEVKYVSRCGAGGARGASLPPGFPLGAARSATGARSGLPRWNRREVCLLSGLVFAAGLCAILAAMLALKYLGPVAAGGGACPEGCPERKAFARAARFLAANLDASIDPCQDFYSFACGGWLRRHAIPDDKLTYGTIAAIGEQNEERLRRLLARPGGGPGGAAQRKVRAFFRSCLDMHEIERLGPRPMLEVIEDCGGWDLGGAEERPGVAARWDLNRLLYKAQGVYSAAALFSLTVSLDDRNSSRYVIRIDQDGLTLPERTLYLAQDEESEKILAAYRVFMERVLSLLGADAVEQKAQEILQVEQRLANITVSEYDDLRRDVSSMYNKVTLGQLQKITPHLRWKWLLDQIFQEDFSEEEEVVLLATDYMQQVSQLIRSTPRRVLHNYLVWRVVVVLSEHLSPPFREALHELAREMEGSDKPQELARVCLGQANRHFGMALGALFVHEHFSAASKAKVQQLVEDIKYILGQRLEELDWMDAETRAAARAKLQYMMVMVGYPDFLLKPDAVDKEYEFEVHEKTYFKNILNSIRFSIQLSVKKIRQEVDKSTWLLPPQALNAYYLPNKNQMVFPAGILQPTLYDPDFPQSLNYGGIGTIIGHELTHGYDDWGGQYDRSGNLLHWWTEASYTHFLRKAECIVRLYDNFTVYNQRVNGKHTLGENIADMGGLKLAYHAYQKWVREHGPEHPLPRLKYTHDQLFFIAFAQNWCIKRRSQSIYLQVLTDKHAPEHYRVLGSVSQFEEFGRAFHCPKDTPMNPAHKCSVW